In one Methylocaldum szegediense genomic region, the following are encoded:
- a CDS encoding carbohydrate kinase family protein, whose amino-acid sequence MTALICGSVAYDTIMVFRDRFKNHILPEQVHILNVSFLVPELRREYGGCAGNIAYNLKLLGVDPLPMATVGKDFAPYAQWLGYCGIKQDFIKVLEDSYTAQAYITTDMDDNQITAFHPGAMSFSHLNRVPTDRGIRIGVVAPDGKDGMVQHAAQFAEAGIPFIFDPGQGMPMFDGQELLNFIELATWVTLNDYEAQLMQERTGLTPEELAQRVEALIVTKGAQGSVIYANGVRHEIPPAKPTAVLDPTGCGDAYRAGLIYGLLEEFDWPTIGRIASLMGAIKVETYGTQNHSFTLHAFKERYRESFGLEFPDRI is encoded by the coding sequence ATGACGGCGTTAATTTGCGGATCCGTGGCCTACGACACCATTATGGTGTTTCGTGATCGATTCAAGAATCACATCCTTCCGGAGCAGGTCCATATTCTGAACGTTTCCTTCCTGGTTCCGGAACTCCGCCGGGAATACGGCGGCTGCGCTGGCAATATCGCGTATAACCTCAAGCTTCTGGGCGTCGATCCCCTGCCCATGGCCACGGTAGGCAAGGATTTCGCGCCATATGCGCAATGGCTTGGGTATTGCGGCATCAAGCAGGACTTCATCAAGGTTCTGGAGGACAGTTATACGGCGCAAGCCTATATCACGACGGACATGGACGATAACCAGATCACGGCCTTCCATCCGGGCGCGATGTCGTTTTCCCATCTGAACCGGGTACCTACGGACCGTGGCATCCGCATCGGCGTCGTGGCACCGGACGGCAAAGACGGCATGGTTCAGCATGCCGCCCAGTTCGCCGAGGCCGGCATCCCGTTCATCTTCGACCCCGGCCAGGGCATGCCGATGTTCGACGGGCAGGAACTCCTGAATTTCATCGAACTGGCGACCTGGGTGACCTTGAACGATTACGAAGCCCAGCTCATGCAGGAGCGCACCGGTCTCACGCCCGAAGAACTGGCACAGCGCGTGGAAGCGCTGATTGTCACCAAAGGCGCGCAAGGATCGGTGATCTACGCCAACGGCGTCCGGCATGAGATACCGCCGGCAAAGCCGACTGCGGTACTAGACCCGACCGGCTGCGGCGACGCTTACCGAGCGGGGTTGATTTACGGCCTCTTGGAAGAATTCGATTGGCCTACGATCGGTCGTATCGCTTCGTTGATGGGAGCGATCAAGGTCGAAACCTACGGCACGCAAAATCACAGCTTTACCCTGCATGCGTTCAAAGAACGCTATCGGGAAAGCTTCGGCCTGGAATTCCCTGACCGGATATGA
- a CDS encoding diacylglycerol kinase produces the protein MAGQTLTGFARFYAAFTNSIAGIRAAWLNEEAFRQECLLVLAGIPLGLWIGQNGMERALLIGVLLNVLIVELLNSAVEATVDRIGFERHELSGRAKDFGSAAVFFSLVLAGVVWLLVLIR, from the coding sequence ATGGCTGGACAGACTCTCACGGGCTTTGCTCGTTTTTATGCGGCTTTCACCAACTCGATCGCCGGCATTCGTGCGGCCTGGCTCAACGAAGAAGCGTTCCGCCAAGAGTGCCTGCTGGTCCTCGCTGGTATTCCGTTAGGGCTGTGGATCGGCCAGAACGGCATGGAACGCGCGCTTTTGATCGGCGTGCTTCTGAACGTCCTGATCGTCGAATTGTTGAACAGCGCCGTCGAAGCAACCGTAGATCGTATCGGCTTCGAGCGGCACGAATTGTCCGGCCGTGCCAAGGATTTTGGATCGGCGGCTGTGTTCTTTTCGCTGGTTCTCGCCGGCGTGGTTTGGTTACTGGTACTGATTCGATAA
- the gcvPB gene encoding aminomethyl-transferring glycine dehydrogenase subunit GcvPB — protein sequence MLIFDRSRTGRAAHAQLPREAGESPVIPDHLLRKRRPALPEVSELDVVRHYTRLSQQNYSIDTQFYPLGSCTMKYNPKVCHELATLPEFLNTHPLALERAGQGTLACLYELQEMLREITGMAGVSLACAAGAQGELAGVLMIRAYHALRGDSARTEILVPDAAHGTNPASASMGGFQVREVATGPDGNVDLAALEQAVGPQTAGIMLTNPSTLGVFEQHVQAIADIVHKAGGLLYYDGANLNAIAGKVRPGDMGFDVIHLNLHKTFSTPHGGGGPGAGPVGVNDKLLPFLPLPIVAKDGSRYRMLTEAVRPHSIGHLVTFAGNVGVLLRAYVYIRMLGREGLERVAEFSTLNANYLLKKLVEAGFEPAFPQRLAAHEFIITLKRLAKERHVTALDFAKRLLDYGVHAPTVYFPLLIPECLLIEPTETESKDTLDRFAEVMAAILKEAETDTDRLKNAPHSLPVRRLDEVGAARRPDLAYTPE from the coding sequence ATGCTGATTTTCGATCGTTCGCGTACGGGGCGTGCCGCCCATGCGCAATTACCCCGGGAAGCCGGGGAATCTCCGGTCATTCCGGATCATTTGCTGCGCAAGAGACGTCCAGCCTTGCCGGAAGTGTCGGAATTGGACGTCGTGCGTCACTACACCCGCCTGTCCCAGCAGAATTACTCGATCGACACGCAGTTTTATCCCTTGGGCTCCTGCACCATGAAATACAACCCCAAGGTGTGTCATGAACTGGCGACTCTGCCCGAATTTCTGAATACCCATCCGCTCGCCTTGGAAAGAGCCGGACAGGGAACCCTAGCCTGTTTGTACGAGCTCCAGGAGATGCTTCGCGAAATCACCGGCATGGCGGGAGTTTCCCTAGCTTGCGCGGCAGGAGCGCAGGGCGAATTGGCGGGGGTCCTCATGATCCGCGCATACCATGCGCTGCGGGGCGATTCGGCACGCACCGAGATACTGGTGCCCGACGCCGCGCACGGCACCAATCCCGCTTCGGCATCCATGGGCGGTTTTCAGGTGCGCGAGGTCGCTACCGGCCCCGACGGGAATGTAGATCTAGCGGCCCTCGAGCAGGCCGTAGGTCCGCAAACCGCCGGCATCATGCTGACCAATCCTTCGACTCTGGGGGTATTCGAACAGCATGTTCAGGCCATCGCCGACATCGTTCACAAAGCCGGCGGACTGCTCTATTACGATGGTGCCAATCTGAACGCTATCGCCGGCAAAGTACGTCCGGGCGATATGGGCTTCGACGTGATCCATCTCAATCTCCACAAGACGTTTTCGACGCCCCACGGTGGTGGCGGTCCAGGCGCAGGGCCGGTAGGCGTCAACGACAAACTGTTGCCTTTCCTGCCTCTGCCCATCGTCGCGAAAGACGGGTCGCGTTACCGCATGCTGACCGAAGCCGTTCGGCCGCACAGCATCGGCCATCTGGTCACGTTCGCGGGTAATGTCGGCGTGCTCCTGCGGGCCTATGTCTACATCCGAATGCTTGGGCGCGAAGGTCTCGAGCGGGTGGCGGAATTCTCGACCCTGAACGCTAATTATTTGCTCAAGAAACTGGTCGAAGCGGGGTTCGAACCCGCTTTTCCGCAGCGCCTCGCCGCACACGAGTTCATCATCACGCTGAAACGGCTGGCCAAAGAACGCCACGTTACGGCGCTGGACTTTGCCAAGCGCCTGTTGGATTACGGCGTCCACGCACCGACGGTCTATTTCCCACTCCTGATTCCCGAGTGTCTTCTTATCGAGCCGACCGAGACGGAAAGCAAGGACACTTTGGACAGGTTCGCTGAGGTGATGGCCGCGATTTTGAAAGAAGCGGAGACCGACACGGATCGACTTAAAAATGCGCCCCATTCGCTGCCGGTACGGCGGCTGGATGAAGTCGGGGCGGCAAGGCGTCCCGATCTCGCCTATACACCCGAATAA
- the gcvPA gene encoding aminomethyl-transferring glycine dehydrogenase subunit GcvPA: MPFIPHTEDDVREMLATLGVPSIEALFDEIPAELRCGELDLPPALKEMEIARLMRARIQENRPLLCFTGAGAYEHYIPAAVWAITSRGEFYSAYTPYQAEASQGTLQVLYEYQSMMAGLTAMDVSNASLYDGATSLAEAVLMAVRTNRKSRSRRILMPKTVHPFYRRVVRTIVGSQALELIELPYDTETGRIDLASLEVHSGADITALVIPQVNFFGVLEAVDELTDWAAANGAIAIALVNPIALALLKPPGEWGKTGADIACGEGQPLGIPLSGGGPYFGFMCCRKAHLHQLPGRLVGRTVDADGKPGFTLTLQAREQHIRRGRATSNICTNQGLMVTAATIYMALLGPEGLRRVALKCHRNTLSLMNGLAAIDGVERVFSGPFFHEAVYRTRKPAREIMDGLAEQGILGGYELARDYPELGEAILVCATETRTQEDIELYVRRVASLLES; the protein is encoded by the coding sequence CGCGAGATGCTCGCAACGCTCGGTGTACCGTCTATAGAGGCACTTTTCGACGAGATACCGGCGGAATTGCGTTGCGGAGAACTCGATCTCCCGCCTGCTCTGAAGGAAATGGAGATTGCGCGTCTGATGCGCGCTCGGATCCAGGAGAATCGTCCGCTACTATGCTTTACAGGCGCCGGCGCTTACGAGCACTACATACCTGCCGCGGTTTGGGCCATAACCAGTCGGGGCGAGTTTTACAGCGCTTATACGCCCTACCAGGCGGAAGCGAGCCAAGGCACGCTGCAGGTTCTCTACGAATACCAGAGCATGATGGCCGGCCTCACCGCCATGGACGTATCGAACGCCTCGCTCTACGACGGCGCGACCAGTCTGGCCGAGGCCGTGCTGATGGCGGTGCGGACGAACCGGAAATCGCGCTCGCGGCGTATTCTGATGCCTAAGACCGTCCATCCGTTTTACCGTCGGGTGGTCCGTACCATCGTCGGCAGCCAGGCACTGGAGCTGATCGAGTTGCCCTACGACACCGAAACCGGGCGTATTGATTTGGCTTCGCTTGAAGTCCATTCGGGTGCCGACATCACTGCCCTGGTGATTCCGCAAGTGAATTTCTTCGGCGTGCTCGAGGCCGTCGACGAATTGACCGATTGGGCCGCCGCCAACGGCGCAATTGCCATCGCGCTGGTCAACCCCATCGCGCTCGCGCTGCTCAAACCACCGGGAGAATGGGGAAAAACTGGGGCCGATATCGCCTGTGGAGAAGGCCAGCCTTTGGGTATTCCGTTGTCCGGGGGCGGACCGTATTTCGGATTCATGTGCTGCCGAAAAGCGCACTTGCATCAGCTGCCGGGACGTTTGGTAGGCCGCACCGTCGACGCGGACGGCAAGCCCGGTTTCACGCTGACGCTTCAGGCGCGGGAGCAACATATCCGACGCGGCCGGGCGACTTCGAATATTTGCACCAATCAGGGCTTAATGGTGACGGCGGCGACGATTTACATGGCGCTCCTTGGACCGGAGGGCTTGAGGCGGGTGGCGCTGAAATGCCATCGCAACACCTTGAGCCTGATGAACGGATTGGCGGCCATCGACGGTGTTGAACGGGTTTTCTCCGGGCCTTTCTTCCATGAGGCGGTTTACCGCACACGTAAGCCCGCACGGGAGATCATGGACGGCTTGGCGGAACAGGGGATTTTAGGGGGATACGAACTCGCTAGGGATTATCCGGAACTCGGCGAGGCCATTCTGGTTTGTGCCACGGAAACGCGTACTCAGGAGGACATCGAACTGTACGTACGCCGAGTGGCATCGCTGCTTGAGTCATGA